From a single Nicotiana tomentosiformis chromosome 2, ASM39032v3, whole genome shotgun sequence genomic region:
- the LOC104114254 gene encoding putative late blight resistance protein homolog R1B-14 yields the protein MDQAVVDALLPMVTKAVNFLVETLVNVVRQNKELIKGAEGDFHSLLDEAQGLNASLAADYADLNKNSNPTKWNELSLKILRTAYKAEDSIDKFLVQAKIDQDNKLKKLLPVDKVIDRWTKLPEINEILTELREIRQESQQAIQESSQTGLQPENSSTAQQTQGSALEDHEVIGFDESAEKVRKRLVEGSEDLEVASIVGMPGLGKTTLARKVYHDPVISFEFFKRVWVYVGPSYVEKDIFLNIHKGLELSSEGVQDKNGEQLAKEIHDFVIKGGRYLIVLDDVWEAKAVDFVKTAFPDKKGRHRILMTTREKQVATPVSAYLHDLKFLEDPESFELLEKRVFGKRKKFPIQLVGHGEKILESCSGVPLAIVVIAGVLSSCSEEIEWQLVEENVGQYLVKKEEPKSCLKFVEMSYNHLPQDKRASFLYIGAFPRGFDIPAWKLIRLWIAEGLIKSSLRGSEIEVIAEYYLNDIANRNLVIVMQKRSNGQVKTFRVHDMVHEFCNVEAKRVCLFQQLYPTTPNLTTPSIRDPVTSRRLCIKSSIPHNFIPEHRDAEHVRSFLCFSPKGIDVSNVEIQLLPKAFPLIRVCDIQSFIFKFVPEFYILFHMRYLAVSGEFQSLSPLFGNFWNLQTLMLHTNQSTLEIKEGIWKMLQLRHLHTNKPVKLPLPSNPISKSSCLQTLSKIAPESCTRNVLAKVCNLKKLGIEGKLEALLGFESFEELKCLERLKMLNDIMSPKIQLPQLFFTYLRTLKKLTLSSTKIDWSEAKELGKLESLEVLKLKDNACMGKSWKPEAGSFRLLQVLWIHLTDLKTWDTSNCRFGRLRHLVLISCYNLEAVPHELANSPYLTEIRLHNTQNAENSAKEIKRKKLEMQAPGNIEFNLVIFPPQADAS from the exons ATGGATCAAGCGGTGGTTGATGCGCTGCTTCCAATGGTGACTAAAGCGGTGAACTTTCTGGTGGAAACCCTGGTGAACGTAGTAAGACAAAATAAGGAGCTAATCAAAGGTGCTGAAGGAGACTTCCATAGTTTGCTGGACGAAGCTCAAGGATTAAATGCCTCACTAGCTGCAGATTATGCAGATCTGAATAAGAACAGCAATCCTACTAAGTGGAATGAGTTGTCCCTTAAAATTCTACGTACTGCATATAAAGCTGAGGATAGCATTGATAAATTCTTGGTTCAGGCGAAGATAGACCAAGataataaattgaaaaaactcttacCAGTTGATAAAGTAATCGACAGATGGACTAAGCTACCGGAGATCAATGAAATCCTCACAGAATTGCGAGAAATTCGCCAAGAGAGTCAACAAGCTATTCAGGAAAGTTCACAGACTGGTCTGCAGCCTGAAAATAGCAGCACTGCACAGCAAACACAG GGTTCTGCATTGGAGGATCACGAAGTGATTGGTTTTGATGAGTCAGCGGAAAAAGTGAGAAAGCGACTTGTTGAAGGATCAGAGGATCTAGAAGTTGCCTCTATTGTGGGTATGCCAGGTCTTGGCAAAACTACACTGGCAAGGAAAGTCTATCATGATCCTGTGATTTCATTTGAATTTTTCAAAAGAGTTTGGGTGTATGTCGGCCCGTCATATGTAGAGAAGGATATCTTTCTTAATATTCATAAAGGGTTGGAGTTGAGCAGTGAAGGAGTTCAAGATAAGAATGGGGAACAATTAGCTAAGGAAATACATGATTTTGTGATCAAAGGAGGTAGATATCTCATTGTCTTGGACGATGTGTGGGAGGCAAAAGCTGTGGATTTTGTCAAGACAGCTTTCCCAGACAAAAAAGGCCGCCACCGGATTCTGATGACCACTCGCGAAAAACAGGTGGCTACACCTGTCAGTGCATATCTACACGATCTGAAATTTTTGGAAGACCCAGAAAGTTTTGAGCTGTTGGAAAAGAGAGTCTTTGGCAAAAGAAAGAAGTTTCCGATTCAATTAGTAGGACACGGAGAGAAAATTTTAGAAAGCTGTAGTGGTGTACCTCTTGCAATAGTGGTGATTGCAGGAGTTTTAAGTAGTTGTAGTGAAGAAATCGAATGGCAATTGGTTGAGGAAAATGTGGGACAGTACCTTGTAAAAAAGGAAGAGCCTAAAAGTTGCTTGAAATTTGTGGAAATGAGTTACAATCATTTGCCTCAAGATAAAAGGGCGTCCTTCTTGTATATTGGCGCCTTTCCTCGAGGCTTTGATATCCCTGCATGGAAATTGATTCGCTTGTGGATTGCTGAGGGTCTGATAAAGTCTAGCTTACGTGGCAGTGAAATCGAGGTGATTGCAGAGTATTACTTGAATGACATTGCCAATAGGAATTTAGTGATAGTGATGCAGAAGAGGTCTAATGGTCAAGTAAAAACATTTCGGGTACACGACATGGTGCATGAGTTCTGCAATGTGGAGGCTAAAAGGGTATGTCTTTTTCAACAACTATATCCCACTACTCCTAATCTGACCACTCCTTCTATACGTGATCCAGTTACTTCTCGTCGATTATGTATTAAATCCTCTATTCCACACAATTTTATCCCCGAACATAGAGATGCAGAACATGTTAGGTCTTTCTTATGTTTTTCGCCAAAAGGAATCGACGTATCAAATGTTGAGATCCAACTCCTCCCCAAAGCATTTCCACTCATCCGAGTCTGTGACATTCAATCCTTCATATTTAAATTCGTCCCCGAATTCTATATACTATTTCACATGAGGTATCTTGCTGTGTCAGGTGAATTCCAATCCCTTTCTCCATTATTTGGTAATTTCTGGAATTTACAAACCCTTATGCTTCATACAAATCAGTCCACCCTTGAGATAAAAGAAGGCATATGGAAAATGTTACAATTAAGGCATCTGCATACTAATAAACCTGTGAAACTGCCGCTGCCTTCAAACCCAATAAGCAAAAGTTCTTGCCTACAAACTCTTTCTAAGATTGCACCAGAAAGTTGCACGAGAAATGTGCTTGCAAAGGTTTGTAATCTCAAAAAATTGGGCATCGAAGGGAAATTGGAAGCTCTTCTTGGATTCGAAAGTTTTGAAGAGCTTAAGTGCCTGGAACGTCTGAAAATGTTGAATGATATTATGAGTCCAAAAATCCAGCTTCCTCAATTATTCTTCACATATCTACGAACTCTGAAGAAGTTAACTTTGTCAAGTACGAAGATTGATTGGAGTGAGGCAAAGGAGTTGGGAAAGTTGGAATCCCTTGAGGTCCTAAAGCTGAAAGACAATGCATGTATGGGGAAGTCCTGGAAACCAGAGGCAGGAAGTTTTCGCCTGCTCCAGGTCTTGTGGATTCACTTGACAGACTTGAAAACTTGGGACACATCAAATTGTCGCTTCGGAAGATTAAGGCACCTTGTTTTAATCAGCTGTTATAACCTTGAGGCTGTGCCACACGAGCTGGCTAATTCACCTTACCTTACAGAAATAAGGCTGCACAACACACAGAATGCAGAAAACTCTGCAAAAGAAATCAAAAGGAAGAAACTTGAGATGCAAGCTCCAGGAAACATTGAGTTCAATCTCGTTATATTCCCTCCTCAAGCTgatgccagttga